A window from Cryobacterium sp. SO1 encodes these proteins:
- a CDS encoding UGSC family (seleno)protein, whose amino-acid sequence MTKLEALLDPTGSAERSDDVTLAPRPGTLKGLSVGLLDNTKVNATPLLKSIAAELDRRYGLGASIVYTKDYFGTPIKEELLEQIVSECDAVITAVGDCGSCSAATVADGILFERAGLPAVSICSDSFLISGQAMAKVQGFPGYDFLVAAHPIASLDADEIRGRAADLMLGIQRIFGLES is encoded by the coding sequence ATGACCAAATTGGAAGCTTTGTTGGATCCCACGGGGTCGGCGGAACGCAGCGATGACGTTACACTCGCCCCCCGCCCTGGCACGCTGAAGGGACTGAGTGTTGGGCTGTTGGACAACACCAAAGTCAATGCGACGCCTCTCTTGAAAAGCATTGCCGCCGAGCTCGACCGCCGCTACGGCCTTGGCGCTTCGATTGTCTACACCAAAGACTACTTCGGCACTCCGATCAAAGAGGAACTGCTTGAACAGATCGTGAGCGAGTGCGATGCGGTAATCACTGCGGTCGGGGACTGCGGGTCATGCAGCGCGGCCACGGTCGCCGACGGGATCCTCTTCGAACGCGCCGGGCTGCCCGCTGTCAGCATCTGCAGTGACTCGTTCCTCATCTCCGGGCAGGCTATGGCGAAGGTCCAGGGCTTCCCTGGATACGACTTCCTCGTGGCCGCACACCCCATCGCTAGCTTGGATGCCGACGAAATACGCGGACGTGCGGCGGACCTAATGCTAGGTATTCAACGCATTTTCGGACTGGAGAGTTAA
- a CDS encoding MFS transporter has product MPNSNDATIAHSPTPSLTSSDRRKQTRRVAASSLIGTAVENYDFFIYGTAAALVFNGLFFTGTDPALATIATFAVFAAGFIARPLGAVIFGSFGDRIGRKSMLVATIVIMGVATTAIGLLPTYAAIGAWAPLLLVLLRIIQGIAAGGEWGGAALMTVEHAPEGRRGLYGGFTQAAIPVAFILANLVFLPLTLLLTEEQLTSWGWRIPFLVSIVLVGVGVFMRLQVSESPVFETVKEEHKAERSPFLQVLRNHSGAVVLTALTVAATSAIGYIKNVYFLSYTTQVLEMDRTIVLVAILCNAVVEIFLTLLFASLSDRLGRRNVFLFGAAVSALWAIPFFLLADLGSFGFLMIALVGSGLGSTAMFGPLAAMLAEKFKAEVRYTGASLGYQIGSILGGGFAPLVAAALFAATGSILSVSIYMIVLCVVSAIAAFFVGETSKNSITYSAPNASPNIPVSVHAKEAQP; this is encoded by the coding sequence GTGCCGAATAGCAACGACGCGACCATCGCGCACTCTCCCACACCATCCCTTACTTCAAGCGATCGCAGGAAACAAACCCGTCGCGTCGCCGCGTCCAGCCTCATTGGGACCGCGGTCGAAAATTACGACTTCTTCATTTACGGCACGGCGGCTGCCCTTGTGTTCAACGGCCTCTTCTTCACCGGAACCGATCCGGCACTGGCGACGATCGCAACCTTCGCGGTGTTCGCAGCCGGCTTCATAGCCCGTCCGCTCGGTGCCGTGATCTTCGGTTCGTTTGGTGACCGTATCGGCCGTAAATCGATGCTGGTGGCGACAATCGTCATCATGGGAGTCGCTACGACCGCGATTGGTCTCCTGCCCACCTACGCTGCAATCGGCGCGTGGGCGCCGCTGCTGCTGGTGCTCCTTCGCATCATTCAAGGCATTGCCGCCGGAGGCGAATGGGGCGGTGCCGCGTTGATGACCGTCGAGCACGCTCCCGAAGGACGACGTGGCCTCTATGGAGGCTTCACGCAAGCCGCAATCCCAGTAGCCTTCATTCTCGCCAACCTGGTCTTCCTTCCCCTGACGCTGCTTCTGACCGAGGAACAACTCACCAGCTGGGGCTGGCGTATCCCCTTTCTCGTCAGTATCGTCCTGGTCGGAGTCGGCGTCTTCATGCGCCTCCAAGTCTCCGAAAGTCCGGTGTTTGAAACCGTAAAAGAAGAACATAAAGCCGAGCGCTCGCCCTTCCTTCAAGTGCTTCGCAATCACTCAGGAGCGGTCGTACTCACCGCTCTCACCGTGGCGGCCACGAGCGCCATTGGATATATCAAGAACGTCTACTTCCTCTCGTACACCACACAGGTTCTGGAGATGGACAGAACCATCGTGCTCGTCGCCATCCTCTGCAACGCCGTGGTCGAAATCTTCCTCACTCTCCTCTTCGCATCCCTTTCCGACCGCCTCGGACGGCGGAACGTGTTTCTCTTCGGCGCGGCGGTTTCTGCGCTCTGGGCAATCCCGTTCTTCCTGCTGGCCGATCTCGGATCCTTCGGCTTTCTGATGATCGCCCTAGTGGGCTCCGGGCTCGGCTCCACAGCCATGTTCGGCCCTCTGGCCGCCATGCTCGCCGAGAAGTTCAAGGCGGAGGTGCGCTACACCGGCGCCTCCCTCGGTTACCAGATCGGCAGCATCCTTGGCGGCGGGTTCGCCCCCCTCGTCGCCGCGGCCCTTTTCGCGGCGACAGGCTCGATCCTGTCGGTCTCGATCTACATGATCGTGCTCTGCGTAGTCAGCGCGATCGCTGCGTTCTTCGTGGGAGAGACCAGCAAAAACTCGATCACCTACAGCGCACCGAACGCGTCCCCCAACATCCCAGTGTCCGTCCATGCGAAAGAAGCCCAGCCGTGA
- a CDS encoding SDR family NAD(P)-dependent oxidoreductase: MTRLGVGSSLLRLSGRIALVTGAGSGMGAETARRLYSEGASILLVDRDEAAANAVAAELGESALSFKADVTDPDSMAEAVAVAVSRWGRLDIAVNAAGIGASSRIVDQSVEDFQRVVDVNLRGVFVCLQSELRQYETQGGGGVVVNFSSTNAAQPGEGLAAYASAKAAVSMLTQVAALEVGAAGTRVVAVGPGLTETPMVARLTGDTNARKAFVDGIPLGRPAQPSEVAALVAFLCSDDASYITGDTVFADGGALTRAYPSLLARSGRGA, from the coding sequence ATGACCCGTTTAGGGGTTGGCTCGTCCCTTCTCCGGCTTTCCGGGCGCATCGCGCTCGTGACTGGCGCCGGCTCGGGAATGGGTGCAGAGACCGCCCGTCGGTTGTATTCGGAGGGTGCGTCGATTCTTCTCGTTGATCGGGACGAGGCGGCGGCCAACGCGGTTGCTGCCGAACTCGGCGAATCCGCGCTCAGTTTCAAGGCGGATGTAACCGATCCAGACTCGATGGCAGAGGCGGTTGCGGTCGCGGTATCCCGCTGGGGTCGTCTTGATATCGCCGTCAATGCTGCAGGTATCGGCGCCAGCAGTCGGATCGTGGACCAATCAGTCGAGGACTTTCAGCGTGTAGTTGACGTGAACCTCCGCGGAGTCTTCGTGTGTTTGCAGTCAGAGCTGCGCCAATACGAGACCCAAGGCGGCGGAGGTGTAGTAGTGAACTTCTCCTCAACTAATGCGGCACAGCCCGGCGAGGGTCTCGCAGCGTACGCTTCCGCGAAGGCCGCGGTGTCGATGCTTACTCAGGTGGCCGCACTCGAGGTCGGCGCAGCCGGCACACGAGTGGTCGCTGTCGGCCCCGGTCTCACCGAGACTCCGATGGTTGCCCGACTCACGGGCGATACCAACGCGCGAAAGGCATTCGTCGACGGCATCCCGCTCGGACGGCCGGCGCAGCCATCGGAAGTTGCCGCGCTGGTAGCCTTTCTCTGTTCCGACGACGCGTCATACATCACCGGAGACACAGTCTTTGCCGATGGGGGCGCACTCACCCGGGCCTACCCGAGCCTCTTGGCGAGATCGGGCCGAGGAGCGTAG
- a CDS encoding zinc-binding dehydrogenase, whose amino-acid sequence MAGRDEAEIFVLAMEFTARDGVHLRTRAKPIAGEGEVLVKVTRVGICGTDIGAVQRGNPQFRDGIVIGHELVGVRQDTGQRVTVIPLVACGACRACIASRENLCAGKVILGAHIDGVLAEYVALPAKQLVALPDDVDDAQAALIEPMATALHALRRARVEPASRVAVIGGGAIGLCLLVAAREHAKASVYLTEIDVSKHGIANSLGAEGTGTSIDVTSVGLFDAVFDTVGAVATRENAIAATVPGGPTVFVGLHSRQLPVDGNDVVTHERTLLGSFAYDRGDFLDSIDLVKRSPADWVTEVSFAAAVDLINGTLAAPAGTTKLHVRF is encoded by the coding sequence GTGGCTGGGCGCGACGAAGCGGAGATATTTGTGCTTGCAATGGAATTCACGGCGCGCGACGGAGTGCATCTACGTACTCGTGCCAAGCCGATCGCGGGCGAGGGGGAAGTGCTCGTCAAGGTGACGCGAGTAGGTATTTGCGGCACGGATATCGGCGCGGTACAGCGGGGAAACCCTCAATTCCGTGACGGAATCGTGATCGGTCACGAGCTCGTGGGGGTGCGCCAGGACACGGGACAGCGTGTGACCGTGATCCCACTCGTGGCGTGCGGAGCGTGCCGCGCATGCATCGCCTCGAGAGAAAACTTGTGTGCAGGCAAGGTGATTCTAGGTGCTCACATCGACGGGGTGCTCGCCGAATATGTGGCTCTGCCGGCGAAACAGCTCGTAGCGCTTCCCGACGATGTCGACGATGCCCAAGCTGCTCTGATCGAGCCAATGGCAACCGCCCTACACGCCTTGAGGCGGGCGCGAGTCGAGCCGGCATCTCGGGTCGCCGTGATCGGCGGTGGTGCAATCGGCCTGTGCCTGCTTGTAGCCGCCCGCGAGCACGCGAAAGCGTCTGTCTACCTCACCGAAATCGATGTGTCCAAGCACGGCATCGCCAATTCGCTCGGCGCCGAGGGCACAGGAACATCGATCGATGTAACGAGCGTCGGACTCTTCGACGCCGTGTTCGACACTGTTGGGGCTGTCGCCACGCGCGAAAATGCGATCGCGGCCACTGTCCCGGGCGGACCCACCGTGTTTGTGGGGTTACATTCCCGTCAGCTCCCCGTCGACGGCAACGATGTCGTCACGCACGAGCGGACACTGCTCGGCAGCTTCGCCTATGATCGCGGCGACTTCCTCGATTCGATAGATCTAGTCAAACGTTCACCGGCTGATTGGGTGACGGAAGTGTCCTTCGCGGCCGCTGTCGATCTCATCAACGGAACGCTCGCGGCTCCTGCCGGAACTACGAAGCTCCATGTCCGCTTCTAA
- a CDS encoding carbon-nitrogen hydrolase family protein, translated as MVLDGPDCRVAAHSRRMAMSSTVRIASVQAEPVWFDLEATTAKTLDLISEAARGGAQLIAFPETWLPGYPLFLWSHTPAQQAGLVAEYHANSATVGGTQIDRIRDSARANKTWVVIGISERVHGTLYISQLIIDDTGDVRLHRRKLKPTHVERSLFGEGDGSGLQVVETPFGRLGGLNCWEHLQPLVKFAMYAQNEQIHVASWPCFSVPAHHFALTSDASLAASQTYAMEGGGFVLVACQIMTTAGAERLGIPPEILATGPGAGVARVFGPDGALISQPLAAEEEGLVYADLDLTAVITAKNYADPVGHYSRPDVFDFHVNRTKREPAHFSPAPESLHEAANPVLQATAEREPFLFGAVHEGVSQNDVFSETATAP; from the coding sequence GTGGTGCTCGACGGCCCGGACTGCCGCGTCGCTGCGCACTCAAGGAGGATGGCCATGTCGAGTACTGTTCGTATCGCGTCCGTTCAAGCCGAGCCGGTCTGGTTTGACCTGGAAGCCACCACGGCCAAGACGCTTGATCTCATCTCCGAAGCCGCGCGCGGCGGGGCGCAGCTCATCGCGTTCCCCGAGACCTGGCTGCCGGGGTACCCACTGTTCCTGTGGAGCCACACTCCCGCCCAGCAAGCGGGCCTCGTTGCGGAGTACCACGCGAACTCGGCGACGGTCGGCGGAACGCAGATCGACCGCATCCGTGACAGCGCCCGTGCGAACAAGACCTGGGTGGTTATCGGCATCAGCGAGCGGGTGCACGGCACGCTTTACATCTCTCAACTCATCATCGACGACACCGGCGATGTCCGTCTCCACCGCCGCAAGCTCAAACCGACCCACGTCGAGCGCTCCCTCTTTGGCGAAGGTGACGGATCAGGCCTCCAGGTCGTCGAGACACCATTCGGGCGACTGGGCGGACTCAACTGCTGGGAACACCTGCAACCACTGGTCAAGTTCGCCATGTACGCGCAGAACGAGCAGATTCACGTCGCCTCCTGGCCATGCTTCAGCGTCCCCGCCCACCACTTCGCACTCACCTCCGACGCCTCCCTCGCGGCCAGCCAGACCTACGCCATGGAAGGCGGCGGCTTCGTCCTCGTCGCCTGTCAGATCATGACGACCGCAGGCGCGGAACGCCTCGGCATACCCCCGGAGATCCTCGCGACCGGACCCGGTGCGGGCGTCGCCCGCGTCTTTGGCCCTGACGGAGCACTCATCTCTCAGCCCTTGGCTGCCGAAGAAGAGGGCCTCGTCTACGCCGACCTCGATCTCACCGCCGTCATTACCGCCAAGAATTACGCAGACCCGGTCGGCCACTACAGCCGACCCGACGTCTTCGACTTCCACGTCAACCGCACCAAGCGGGAACCCGCTCATTTTTCACCGGCACCCGAATCGCTCCACGAAGCCGCTAACCCCGTGCTGCAAGCAACTGCAGAACGAGAGCCTTTCCTTTTCGGAGCGGTACACGAGGGCGTCTCGCAGAACGACGTCTTCTCCGAGACTGCGACCGCCCCATGA
- a CDS encoding MFS transporter encodes MPVATAAAQFDNTFHLAQGQGSGAVAPATVSIRGTAKENTMHSTSKSGGPAAVDLTSSGGVAGKVNESGADPSENGSLNTKDMRRILASSFIGTAIEYYDFILFSVAAALVFNKIFFAGLSPEFALFASFATLAVGYVVRPLGGIVFGHFGDRIGRKKMLVIAMLMMGGATTAIGLLPTTEQAGMIGPIALVLLRVIQGFAVGGEWGGAALMALEHAPQKQRGFAASFASAGGPAGSVLATLVVATFTLGTGEQFLVWGWRIPFLLSAILIVVGLIIRLKVTETPLFQKVLTRKDKRKVPLLEVMRNHPRVVLSATIAAISIFCTQGIVTVWGVAHVVSLGVDSAGVLNIKALGAAVTLAVTFYAAWLSDRIGRRPVLMGAGIAGILLAFPLIWMLDTGTLWGFAVADIVGSGIIQGLLYGPLGAYIAEQFPTHLRYSGASLAFQGGSMLGAGFTPMIATGLVILGGGTPWLVAAFWIAVLLAAVLAVRATREGVKLRLE; translated from the coding sequence GTGCCGGTCGCGACGGCTGCAGCCCAATTCGACAACACCTTTCATCTTGCGCAGGGCCAAGGCAGCGGCGCCGTTGCGCCCGCAACCGTTTCCATCAGGGGAACAGCGAAGGAGAACACCATGCACTCCACATCGAAATCCGGAGGCCCCGCGGCAGTCGACCTGACTTCCAGCGGTGGGGTCGCCGGAAAGGTGAATGAAAGCGGCGCGGATCCGTCCGAGAACGGATCACTGAACACGAAGGACATGCGGCGGATCCTGGCGTCGAGCTTCATAGGCACCGCGATCGAATACTACGACTTCATCCTCTTTTCCGTCGCAGCGGCGTTGGTTTTCAACAAGATATTCTTTGCGGGTCTAAGTCCGGAGTTTGCACTGTTCGCATCATTCGCGACCCTGGCCGTCGGTTATGTGGTCAGGCCGCTCGGTGGGATTGTGTTCGGGCACTTCGGCGACAGGATCGGCCGCAAGAAGATGCTCGTGATCGCGATGCTCATGATGGGTGGCGCAACGACCGCCATCGGCCTGCTGCCGACGACGGAACAAGCGGGGATGATTGGACCGATCGCACTGGTGCTACTGCGTGTCATCCAGGGGTTTGCCGTTGGTGGCGAATGGGGTGGGGCCGCGTTGATGGCACTGGAGCATGCACCGCAGAAACAACGCGGGTTCGCCGCCTCGTTCGCGAGCGCTGGGGGCCCGGCCGGGTCTGTCCTGGCCACACTCGTGGTCGCAACTTTCACCCTTGGCACCGGGGAACAGTTCCTGGTCTGGGGGTGGCGGATTCCGTTCTTGCTCAGCGCGATACTGATCGTGGTAGGGCTCATCATCAGGCTCAAGGTTACAGAGACCCCGCTATTCCAAAAAGTACTGACCAGGAAAGACAAGCGTAAGGTGCCGTTGTTGGAAGTGATGCGGAATCACCCGCGGGTGGTGCTCAGCGCAACGATAGCGGCCATCAGTATCTTCTGCACCCAGGGTATCGTGACCGTCTGGGGTGTCGCCCACGTGGTCTCCCTAGGCGTGGACTCGGCCGGAGTGCTCAACATCAAGGCCCTCGGCGCGGCGGTCACGCTAGCAGTGACCTTCTACGCCGCTTGGCTCAGCGACCGAATCGGGCGTCGACCCGTGCTGATGGGTGCGGGTATCGCTGGCATCCTGCTGGCCTTTCCGCTGATCTGGATGCTGGACACCGGCACCTTATGGGGCTTCGCTGTCGCTGATATCGTCGGCAGCGGGATCATCCAAGGGCTCTTGTACGGGCCGCTCGGCGCCTATATCGCTGAGCAATTCCCAACCCACCTGCGCTACAGCGGAGCTTCGCTGGCCTTTCAAGGGGGGTCGATGCTCGGCGCGGGGTTCACTCCTATGATCGCGACGGGGCTCGTCATACTTGGCGGCGGCACCCCTTGGCTAGTGGCCGCGTTCTGGATAGCAGTGCTGCTGGCGGCGGTGCTGGCAGTGCGCGCCACGCGCGAAGGGGTGAAGCTCCGGTTGGAGTAG
- a CDS encoding IclR family transcriptional regulator has product MLAVFESGHARLALSGIARHAQLPITTAQRLLAELVEWGALERVGNSYMVGKRLWCLGMVAPVQRDITEVASPFMQDIFFATQHSVNLFVIDDGEALLVDRVAGTRSGKQFLRVGERLPLHASAAGKVLLAFGGSDLVKSLPMKLPQSTSKTLSTRRALEVELEQIRVAGFAVSHEESGLGKYAVAVPVLEPGLGAVAAMGVITEGEPPALGSIVPVLRTAANGVGRGLPGNYQAEIVV; this is encoded by the coding sequence GTGCTCGCCGTGTTCGAGTCGGGCCACGCGCGACTCGCGCTGAGTGGGATAGCCCGCCATGCACAACTTCCCATCACGACAGCCCAGCGCTTGCTGGCTGAACTCGTCGAATGGGGAGCGTTGGAGCGCGTGGGGAATAGCTACATGGTAGGCAAGCGTCTGTGGTGTCTGGGTATGGTGGCACCTGTCCAACGGGACATAACTGAAGTCGCCAGCCCATTTATGCAGGACATCTTTTTTGCCACGCAGCACTCTGTAAACCTGTTCGTTATAGACGACGGTGAGGCCCTGTTAGTCGATCGCGTGGCTGGCACGCGTTCGGGAAAACAGTTCCTGCGAGTGGGCGAACGGCTTCCCCTGCATGCAAGCGCCGCAGGAAAAGTGCTCTTGGCGTTCGGAGGATCCGACTTAGTCAAGTCCCTACCGATGAAGCTGCCCCAAAGTACATCGAAGACTTTATCGACCAGGAGAGCTCTGGAGGTAGAACTCGAGCAAATCCGGGTTGCGGGGTTCGCAGTGAGCCATGAGGAGTCCGGACTGGGCAAGTATGCCGTTGCAGTGCCAGTCCTCGAGCCCGGCTTAGGTGCCGTAGCTGCTATGGGAGTGATCACGGAGGGGGAACCACCTGCCCTCGGTTCCATCGTGCCTGTACTGCGTACCGCCGCAAATGGGGTCGGGCGTGGTCTGCCGGGCAACTATCAAGCCGAGATCGTTGTCTGA
- a CDS encoding thiamine pyrophosphate-binding protein: MTLISGNQLLVETLTRFGVSTIFTLHGGHLDGVYRSALDAGIRLIDTRHEQAAGFAAQGWAKVTGDVGVAMATAGGGVTNLVTPVANAWADGVPMVFFGAAAPLRDFDALPVNSGYDQLSVMSGITKWSHRATVTALLPQVVARAFQIAREGKPGPVYIDLPTDVLFARVDSEDVVMPNGALRPSPPAPDPTAIAEVVRLLRDAKRPAVLTGAGSVFPDAAAELRELATRLNLPVLTNNKSKGIVSTTNRHAGGSYGALAGVARRTGRQADVVLILGARLGLNTGGRRGSVIPEGARVIQVDTVAEEIGRMRDIDLGITSAVLPFLRAVLDASAGVSFAAGGERAAWLAEFTPKLAAAAAGSPPTASNNNANALETPAGLARQVARLAPADTIFVLDGGETPAWLDAVVSLEEPRRWIGHGYMGIMGEGLPQAVGAQVASPDSPVICFTGDGALGFTLGEFDTLVRHKLPVIVIVNNDRGWAMSQHGQDLIYGKGRRMISDLAPSRYDLVAAAFGAHAEFVEEPSQFEGALQRALDSGGPACINVLTDAMDIAPVTRRFVGEIADGPHTPTGLARVPYAESLAV; this comes from the coding sequence GTGACCCTCATCAGCGGAAACCAACTCCTCGTCGAAACCCTCACCCGATTCGGAGTGTCGACCATCTTCACACTCCACGGAGGACACCTTGACGGCGTGTACCGCAGTGCATTGGATGCTGGCATCCGCCTGATCGACACCCGTCATGAACAGGCTGCTGGATTCGCCGCGCAAGGCTGGGCGAAAGTCACGGGAGATGTCGGTGTGGCGATGGCCACTGCTGGCGGCGGCGTAACGAACCTCGTCACTCCGGTCGCGAACGCCTGGGCGGACGGGGTTCCCATGGTGTTCTTCGGCGCCGCCGCCCCGTTGCGTGATTTCGACGCCCTCCCTGTGAACAGTGGCTACGACCAGCTCAGCGTGATGAGCGGAATCACCAAATGGTCGCACCGCGCTACGGTGACCGCCCTCTTGCCTCAGGTCGTGGCCCGTGCTTTCCAGATCGCGAGAGAGGGCAAGCCGGGCCCGGTCTACATTGACCTGCCGACCGATGTGCTCTTCGCGCGTGTGGACTCCGAAGACGTTGTCATGCCCAACGGGGCACTCCGGCCGAGCCCACCGGCGCCCGACCCAACCGCGATCGCAGAGGTTGTGCGTCTGCTTCGGGACGCGAAGCGACCTGCCGTCCTGACGGGCGCCGGTTCGGTCTTCCCGGATGCCGCGGCCGAGCTTCGTGAACTGGCCACTCGCTTAAATCTGCCAGTGCTTACCAACAACAAAAGTAAGGGCATTGTGTCCACTACAAACAGGCACGCCGGCGGTAGCTACGGCGCCCTCGCGGGTGTTGCCCGGCGGACGGGCCGCCAGGCCGACGTCGTGCTCATCCTCGGTGCGCGACTCGGGCTAAATACGGGAGGGCGCCGCGGATCAGTCATCCCCGAAGGCGCTCGTGTCATCCAGGTCGACACGGTTGCGGAAGAGATCGGCCGGATGCGTGACATCGACCTCGGCATCACGTCGGCCGTGCTGCCCTTCCTGAGGGCGGTACTCGACGCGAGTGCAGGCGTAAGCTTCGCCGCGGGCGGCGAGCGCGCGGCGTGGCTCGCGGAATTCACTCCGAAGTTGGCGGCTGCAGCAGCTGGTTCGCCTCCTACCGCGTCCAATAACAATGCGAACGCGCTCGAGACACCTGCTGGACTCGCTCGACAGGTGGCGCGGCTCGCACCCGCCGACACCATCTTCGTGCTTGACGGCGGCGAGACGCCGGCTTGGCTGGATGCCGTCGTTTCGCTAGAGGAGCCTCGGCGCTGGATCGGGCACGGCTACATGGGGATCATGGGCGAAGGCCTCCCGCAGGCGGTCGGCGCGCAGGTCGCCTCTCCCGACTCACCAGTCATCTGTTTCACGGGGGACGGCGCACTCGGCTTCACGCTGGGGGAGTTCGACACCCTCGTACGGCACAAGCTCCCAGTGATCGTGATCGTAAACAACGACCGCGGCTGGGCGATGTCGCAGCACGGCCAGGACCTCATCTATGGCAAAGGTAGACGGATGATCTCCGACCTCGCACCCTCGCGCTATGATCTCGTCGCAGCCGCATTCGGTGCCCATGCTGAGTTCGTTGAAGAGCCTTCGCAATTCGAAGGAGCCCTGCAGCGTGCTCTCGACTCAGGTGGACCCGCCTGCATCAACGTGCTGACCGATGCGATGGACATCGCCCCCGTCACGCGGCGCTTCGTCGGCGAGATCGCCGACGGCCCGCACACTCCAACCGGTCTCGCGCGAGTGCCATACGCAGAGAGCCTCGCCGTATGA
- a CDS encoding SCO family protein: protein MTAPANLHFSLVDDRDGLVDESAAHGALSLFFFGFTNCRMVCPRALGKLSASLDELGADDNDIRAFYVTVDPDRDSPEVLRAFLEQDYPRFSGLTGDRGRLRDFQQSLHVFSRRRDDPQEPDGYAMPHSAFTYVFDPKGDYLAHFGDGMPAPEVTARLRQLISLSASQSGGS, encoded by the coding sequence ATGACCGCCCCAGCCAACCTGCACTTCTCGCTCGTCGACGATCGCGACGGCTTGGTCGACGAATCCGCTGCGCACGGCGCGTTGAGCCTGTTCTTCTTCGGCTTCACCAACTGCCGCATGGTCTGCCCACGGGCACTCGGCAAGCTCTCCGCGAGCTTGGATGAACTCGGCGCCGACGACAACGACATCCGTGCGTTCTACGTCACCGTCGACCCCGACCGCGACTCGCCGGAGGTGCTGCGGGCGTTCCTGGAGCAGGATTATCCGCGCTTCTCAGGTCTCACCGGCGACCGCGGGAGACTCCGGGATTTCCAGCAGTCGCTGCATGTCTTCTCTCGACGCCGGGACGATCCGCAGGAGCCCGACGGATACGCGATGCCGCACTCGGCGTTCACATACGTGTTCGATCCCAAGGGCGACTACCTCGCTCACTTCGGCGACGGCATGCCGGCGCCCGAGGTGACCGCTCGACTGCGGCAGTTGATCTCCCTGTCAGCTTCCCAGAGCGGCGGATCATGA
- a CDS encoding IclR family transcriptional regulator yields MSTEIDGAAVPGSQPESQAAERVVRILEVVADANKPLSVAEIAAELGLHRSIIYRFLRTLLRTRLVRQRADGGYELGPGLVALALKVTHDVPALIRPRLQLLADTCGATAFITELDENRSLCLMSVEPTSSRTHLIFRPGTVGPVDRGAAVMAIFSGLPAVPGEPQEAAKARIDGYAWSAGTITPGIECVASPVLLPMSDVPASVAVIYPVGSRVVEHVVEEVRSAAAQIDALFT; encoded by the coding sequence GTGAGTACCGAGATCGATGGAGCCGCCGTTCCCGGCAGCCAGCCGGAGTCGCAGGCGGCCGAGCGCGTGGTTCGCATCCTCGAGGTTGTCGCTGACGCCAATAAGCCGTTGTCGGTGGCCGAGATAGCGGCGGAACTAGGCCTGCACCGCTCGATAATCTATCGCTTCCTCCGTACCTTGCTGCGTACACGACTCGTGCGGCAGCGTGCCGACGGTGGATATGAGCTTGGACCCGGTCTGGTTGCGCTTGCTCTCAAGGTCACCCATGATGTCCCGGCACTCATACGCCCACGTTTACAGCTGCTTGCGGACACATGCGGAGCAACGGCGTTCATCACTGAGCTTGACGAGAACCGATCGCTCTGCCTCATGTCGGTGGAACCCACATCGTCACGTACCCATCTCATCTTCCGCCCGGGTACAGTCGGGCCTGTTGATCGGGGCGCAGCTGTGATGGCGATTTTCTCCGGCCTTCCCGCAGTGCCGGGTGAGCCTCAAGAAGCAGCGAAGGCACGCATCGATGGTTACGCCTGGTCTGCCGGCACAATCACCCCCGGAATCGAGTGTGTTGCGAGCCCCGTCCTCTTGCCTATGTCGGACGTGCCGGCCAGCGTTGCCGTCATCTATCCCGTGGGAAGTCGAGTGGTCGAACACGTAGTCGAAGAAGTGCGAAGCGCGGCGGCCCAGATTGATGCACTCTTCACCTAA